The sequence CAATCTGCTGAAAAAATAGGTCGGGTTAGGGTAAATTCGCTAGACTTCAACCATGCTGTTCTGTCCTTCAGGCCTTCAACTCTACCCTGATCCAGAAGATTCCCATCTTTTCCATAAAAGATGACAGGTCAATTTCAACAGAAACATACAAGCTTGAGGATATTAGTATAATCTAAATGactattaattcaaaaaatccaAGTCCTCTGTtctattgatatattatttgagCCACCCATAATcttgaaaaaaatgttatagTTTAATCTTCTTGGCCAATATTCCACCAGGTACCTGAAATTGCAAATTTATATTCTTGCCTTTGCTAGGATAGAAATGCTCAATTTGTTCATGCTGTTCGCTTGGATTACAACTGAATTTTTACCTTTGTACGATGAACTATCATGTCTATGCATTAGATGCTTACTTTTTCTCCTTCATTGACAGCTTTCGGGCCTGCAAGGTGCGCGATGAACAATGGAGGTTGCTGGTCAGAcaccaaaaatggaaaaactttCTCAGCTTGCTCAGTTCAGTGTCATCATCCCATTTCTTTTGCTACCCTTTCTTTTTTATCCATCCTACTAACATTCTTTGTTGATACTATACAGGATTCTGAGGTAACCGGCTGTCAGTGCCCACATGGCTTCCAAGGAGATGGCCATAAATGTGAAGGTACAGTTCACTTACCATGACTCGCTTATGCAACATCTTTTAGGTATTCAGGATGTCAAACAAAAGCATCCctaatttttctcctttttcgtGTTCAACAGATGTTAATGAATGCAAGGAACGTCTCGCTTGTCAATGTGACGGTTGCACTTGTAAGAACACATGGGGTGGATATGACTGCAAGTGTAAGGGCAACCTTCTGTACATAATGGAGCAAGATACTTGTATTGGTAAGAcattacatgtttttttttggataattatAGATAGCATAATTGGCAACATAATTAAGAATGGAAAAACCTGAAACAAATAAGATGTACCCTTTCATCAATGAGTTATATACAAGATGTTTGATTGGTACCTGTCCTTCCATTGTACAGAAAGAAATGGTTCTAAATTCGGATGGTCCCTCGGCTTCTTGGTCCTAGCTGCTCTGGTGGGTGCTGGTATAGCTGGTTATATATTCTACAAATACAGGCTCCGGGTAATGTCTAAGAAATTGCATTCATCATATATTCATCATGTTCATATACCAGTCTTTTCTATCCTTGCCTTGGAACAACATAAACTTAACAGATCTTCTTGCAGTCTTACATGGACTCAGAGATCATGGCCATCATGTCACAGTACATGCCTCTTGACAACCACAACAACAACAACGAAGTCCCAACCGAGGCCCAGGCTCTGCGACCAGGCTCATCAGTATGAGGAAGGTATGATGGTCCTTTCTCTCTGTGGGCAGATCAATTTCCCTCATGctcaaaattcaaatgttttCATAACTGACTTCATGTATATACATTCAGCATTTGCAGAAAAGAAAGTAGAAGCAAATGGGATACCGTGAAAGCTTCCACGAGACGAATGAAGTATGCTGCCTGTAAATTTTCAGATCAATCTTACAACTCCTGTATGCAGCTGGAAATGGCCAAGTTCTTCCTTCTCCCATACCACCTTAGGACTTTGTGTCATCCATATACACAGAATTACTTTACAGAATCCTTCTCCCTCGTGTAGATAAATTGTTGAGATGCAAATCTAGTGTAGCGAATAATAGGGTTTTATATGACAATCCATACGAACAGACAAagtgaaagaataaaaaatatatatataaaatgagaaGCTGCATGCATGCATGCGCGTCCAAATCTTCTAGTTTGGAGTCCTTTGGCTGAACTATAATGTTGAGttttttgggtttatttttGGCTGCTGTTCCAACCGAGTGGCTTCAGCTATCAAGCCTAAAGTTGCAGTTGGATTAGCTGGAGATTTTGGGGCACTGCAGGGTCCTCATTGCATCACTGGCTCCATGTTTGCTATTTGGTCTAGGTGGATTCTGCATCCATATCATCCCATCAACAGAAACTCATCTCCCTATTCATTCAGCTAAAGTTATACCCTTTTTATGTAGGATGTTAGGGTTGTagccaaaatcaaattttacttGACAGCTTAAGTTCATAGTTTAACATAATATCAAAACCTCATTTCCCGTTAAATCTTGAGAGCCCCAACAACAGTGGGCATGTTTATTTTCAACCCAAAACCAGTTTAATATAAATTGTTAATCACCGTTATCTAACAATTTAAGCTTTTCAGCTATCAAAGGCAAACCATTGCCCAGCATAgttataataaatgaaataaacaaaCTTGGTGTTGGTACTGAAAGGATACTGAAAGAAGCTCCCAACAAGGAAAAATGGAGCCTGTATGATTTAATGAAGAGATACATATTCATTTCATAAAACATGTGGTTGAAAAAACACAGTTCTCATTCACAATACATGAAACTTTGTTTGAAGCACTAATCTGCAATCCTTTCAAACTTAACAGTGCCTTCATCCAATGCGGCCATGTGCTTCCTTTTCCTGGATAACTTGGTTGGATTCTGATCTGTAAACTGAGCAGCTGTTCTAGCCCGTAATTCTTCCAAGCTCTCACCTTCCTTGGCTCTCTCCATGACCTGACAGTAATTGAAGTTATAGTTGTATTCTCATGGCATGCAAGCCACAGAAAAACAAGTAGAGAACTTACCAGATGCCGACCGTACAGATGAGTGCTTGAAAGAGCTTGCAGAGCATTCTGTGCCTCTTGCTTTGTGACAAATTCAACAAATGCAAAGCCTCTATGGCTTCCAAACTTCATTGGAAGTCTTAAGCTCTTGATCTGCAAATAACAAGAATTTGAGAGTTAATCAGAGAAGCAGAGTCTGGACCCTAAAGCAACAAAGATCAATTGTATAAATTTGTGATAAAGATGAATCACCACAACAGAGAATCGTTGCAAGAGGCAAATGAAGATTGAATCAgggaaaatggtttttaatagTCTAAGAGATGGACTAAACAACTCTCATCTTTGCCCCTTCAATCTTTCTAAGTCATTCTCAAGATATAAGTACACCTTTACAATGTGATGGCAATGACCAATAGTTACCTGGCCAAATGGACTAAACAACTGTCTCAGATCTTTCTCTGTTGCCTCAAAAGCAACATTTCTCACAATTAATTTTGTTGAACTCTTATCCTTATCAACCTTTTTCAGCACTTGTTCATCCTTCTTGGCATGACATAGTTGCAGGATGAGAGCATGACCATCCAGAACAGTACCctgaaatagagagagagaacatTAGAAATGCATTGTTTCAAGCAAGTGATATGGATTGGTATGATGCATGAAATAATACCTGTATATTGCTGCAAACATTGACTGCTGTCTCAACTGAATCAAACTCTATAAAACCAAAACCCATTGACACATTCTTCCCATTTTTCAAGTGCTCCTTCACCTGCACATGGACAAGTCAGAATCATAACATAAGAGCGTAATGTGGTCAAATAATACATGGGAAAGGTCCTAAAGTGCAAAAGAATTACCCTGACACTTCGGATTTTTCCCTCCTTCATGTGTTCACTAAAATGCTTTCTCAAACTCTCACCAGACGTCTTAAAATTTAGGTTCTTGACAAACAGGGACCGCGACTGTTGCATGAAAGACAATAAATTAAAGAATGACTTATCAAAACAGTTATTCAATACTGAAGAACAATCATAATATTTAGATACATCAAGTATGTAAGAAATGATcaccataaaaaatgaaaaccctCTTCTAATGAtgcaaaaaaaatgtaataggAAATTATGCAAAATTCATGATGATCTGAATGAACAACAAACCCCATAAAATCACAGATGCTTTATCATTTCAAGTAAAGTTAAGTGTCTAGTCAGCATTGTAGAAGTTCTTAGTCAACTCCTAATCAAGAATTGAGGCTTCCTTTGGGCCATATACTAGGAATCGCCCATAATAGCCTTTTTCTCTTAGTAGTAGTTTGTCCATAAAAAGACAAGTTTTAGGCTTCTATGATACTAAAAAACATAGCACACATTTCAATCCACTCCCACTAATGTATCAACTGTCAAtctgtaaattttaaaatggaacCATTTAATTTATGATACAGGCTTTTTGTAGcagggagaaagaaaaaatttgatGACCTTAAGTgttcaccatgaagaaaattgaTAACCCATGGGAACCCCAGGGTATGGGTTGGGCATTCTTAGCCTGACCTCAAGTTGGGTTTAGCATGAGCTTGACACATTGATAGATGGGTTTAGCATGGGTTAGCCTTCTAACCCACCCAAGTTACATAACTAATAAGATCTGCGATCAAAGAGAAGTCCTGTTTGTGTCAACCAGGAAAATGGAGGGAATAGAGAAAGGGAAATAAAGTCTTGGATGAAAAGCTTGCTactctagaaaagaaaatttccagCATTTTGGAACAATTAGCTAGCAAGTAATACCACATGGTGGAGTCTATGAAatggacaaagaaaaaaaaggaaataaaaatacatatcaagtaaatatatgaaaataactGACAAGTAGcataaaaagaaatagaaatgtgTGACGAAAAGAAAATGACAGACCTCAACTCTATCAGGATCAATATCCACATCTGATATTCCTTCCACCTGTTGTTCTAGTAACATCCTCTTGGCATCACGTTCACCAACAATGACACTTCTACTTGCATCATTCTCATAAGGTGCATTTTGACTGAGAATATTTCCCTGCAAATCCACGATTT is a genomic window of Vitis riparia cultivar Riparia Gloire de Montpellier isolate 1030 chromosome 1, EGFV_Vit.rip_1.0, whole genome shotgun sequence containing:
- the LOC117913434 gene encoding probable RNA-binding protein 19 codes for the protein MLLEQQVEGISDVDIDPDRVESRSLFVKNLNFKTSGESLRKHFSEHMKEGKIRSVRVKEHLKNGKNVSMGFGFIEFDSVETAVNVCSNIQGTVLDGHALILQLCHAKKDEQVLKKVDKDKSSTKLIVRNVAFEATEKDLRQLFSPFGQIKSLRLPMKFGSHRGFAFVEFVTKQEAQNALQALSSTHLYGRHLVMERAKEGESLEELRARTAAQFTDQNPTKLSRKRKHMAALDEGTVKFERIAD